In Candidatus Methylomirabilota bacterium, a single window of DNA contains:
- a CDS encoding acylphosphatase: protein MGVTGLRSAAEIVVQGRVQGVGYRNFVQRKALSLGLAGYVMNLKDGKVRVRVEGGRDLIEELMHDLEKGPPLAWVEHIAVTWRPLTGRYTSFSIRYAEFDP, encoded by the coding sequence ATGGGCGTCACGGGACTGCGCAGCGCCGCCGAGATCGTGGTGCAGGGGCGCGTGCAGGGCGTCGGCTACCGCAACTTCGTGCAGCGCAAGGCGCTGTCGCTGGGGCTGGCCGGCTACGTCATGAATCTGAAGGACGGCAAGGTCCGTGTGCGAGTGGAAGGCGGGCGCGACCTCATCGAGGAGCTGATGCACGACCTGGAAAAGGGCCCGCCGCTGGCGTGGGTCGAGCACATCGCGGTGACCTGGCGACCGCTCACCGGACGCTACACATCCTTCTCCATCCGCTACGCGGAGTTCGATCCGTGA